One window of Hymenobacter sp. BRD128 genomic DNA carries:
- a CDS encoding 3-phosphoshikimate 1-carboxyvinyltransferase: MTIQPLRWPGGPLAGTAHLPASKSEANRALLLQKLAGGGTLANLSEANDTVLMQRLLAQAAITDHLDAEDAGTVMRFLTAYLAVTGWRGTLTGAARMKQRPIAILVEALRSLGASIAYVEREGYPPLRFGGQPVAAPAGQLAELAVRGDISSQYISALLMVGPTLPGGLRLHLTGEVGSRPYIEMTIKLMRHFGATVGEVGPAVIEVQPGGYRPADYTVESDWSAASYWYALVALGPAGSATVLPGLRRASWQGDHVIQHLMRPLGVATEFLADGSGVRLTQVLMAQATPAPPVLDFTDCPDLAQTVAVVAAALGRPLRLSGLHSLRIKETDRIAALQTELRKFSADMPEVEPGVFEVQAPVFQVDGQAIATYDDHRMAMAFAPLAMRGPLLVHEPQVVRKSYPSFWRALAAVGMQVG, from the coding sequence ATGACCATTCAACCCCTGCGCTGGCCGGGCGGCCCGCTGGCCGGCACTGCCCACCTGCCCGCCTCCAAAAGCGAAGCCAACCGCGCCCTGCTGCTGCAAAAGCTGGCCGGCGGCGGCACGCTCGCCAACCTCTCTGAGGCCAACGATACCGTGCTGATGCAGCGCCTGCTAGCCCAGGCTGCCATCACCGACCACCTCGACGCCGAAGACGCCGGCACCGTGATGCGCTTCCTGACGGCCTACCTGGCCGTGACCGGCTGGCGCGGCACTCTCACCGGCGCGGCCCGCATGAAGCAGCGGCCCATTGCCATTCTGGTCGAGGCGCTGCGCTCGCTAGGGGCTAGCATTGCCTACGTGGAGCGCGAAGGCTACCCGCCGCTGCGCTTTGGCGGGCAGCCGGTGGCGGCCCCGGCCGGCCAACTGGCCGAGCTGGCGGTGCGCGGCGATATCAGTAGCCAATACATTTCGGCCCTACTGATGGTGGGGCCCACGCTGCCCGGCGGCCTGCGCCTGCATCTCACCGGTGAGGTTGGCTCGCGGCCATATATCGAAATGACGATTAAGCTTATGCGCCACTTTGGGGCCACGGTTGGCGAAGTGGGGCCCGCCGTAATCGAGGTGCAGCCCGGCGGCTACCGCCCGGCCGACTACACGGTGGAGAGCGACTGGTCGGCGGCTAGCTACTGGTATGCCCTGGTGGCATTGGGTCCGGCTGGCTCGGCCACTGTGCTGCCGGGGCTGCGGCGCGCTTCGTGGCAGGGCGACCACGTTATTCAGCACCTGATGCGGCCGCTAGGGGTGGCCACCGAGTTTTTGGCCGATGGGAGCGGGGTGCGCCTCACGCAGGTGCTGATGGCGCAGGCCACGCCCGCGCCGCCGGTTCTTGATTTCACCGACTGCCCCGACCTAGCCCAGACCGTGGCCGTGGTGGCCGCCGCCCTCGGCCGCCCCCTGCGCCTGAGCGGCCTGCACAGCCTGCGCATCAAGGAAACTGACCGCATCGCCGCTTTGCAAACCGAGCTGCGTAAGTTTAGTGCCGACATGCCGGAGGTCGAGCCCGGCGTATTTGAAGTGCAGGCGCCTGTTTTTCAAGTCGATGGCCAAGCGATTGCTACCTACGACGACCACCGCATGGCAATGGCCTTTGCGCCGCTAGCCATGCGCGGGCCGCTGCTGGTGCACGAGCCGCAGGTGGTGCGCAAGTCGTACCCCAGCTTCTGGCGGGCACTGGCGGCCGTGGGCATGCAGGTGGGCTAG
- the aroB gene encoding 3-dehydroquinate synthase, with the protein MSTPPIIGPEALPALAERLQLAPPSRLFVLADANTARDCYPHLVPHLPAHELLTIAAGEAHKTLATCTDVWAWLTQHEADRHALLVCLGGGVVTDLGGFCAATYKRGLRCVGVPTTLLAQVDAAVGGKTGVDFQGFKNHIGVFQEPEAVFMEPAFLGTLPAGELRSGYAEVIKHALIADAAAFAELRGLAVAAVPDWTPIIRHSVAIKEKIVAQDPHESGPRKLLNFGHTVGHALESYLLARPGRAVRHGEAVAAGLLCESWLATQRGLLSADELAQVREVVGASFAPLAFAESEIDEIAAYARHDKKNRGDIIKCTLLTGIGHGIFDQAVTVAEIAASLRAYLSR; encoded by the coding sequence TTGAGTACCCCGCCCATTATCGGCCCCGAGGCCTTACCCGCCCTGGCCGAGCGCCTGCAGCTAGCCCCACCGAGCCGCCTCTTCGTGCTAGCCGATGCCAACACGGCGCGCGATTGCTACCCCCACCTGGTGCCGCATCTGCCGGCCCACGAACTGCTAACCATCGCGGCCGGCGAGGCACATAAAACGCTGGCTACCTGCACCGACGTGTGGGCCTGGCTGACCCAGCACGAGGCTGACCGCCACGCGCTCCTCGTGTGTCTGGGTGGCGGCGTAGTCACCGACCTGGGCGGTTTTTGCGCGGCAACTTACAAGCGCGGCCTGCGGTGCGTGGGCGTGCCCACCACGCTGCTAGCCCAAGTAGATGCGGCGGTAGGGGGGAAGACCGGCGTTGATTTTCAGGGTTTCAAAAATCACATCGGCGTCTTTCAGGAGCCGGAAGCGGTGTTTATGGAGCCGGCTTTCCTAGGCACGCTGCCGGCCGGCGAGCTGCGCTCGGGCTACGCCGAAGTCATCAAGCACGCGCTCATTGCCGATGCGGCGGCTTTTGCCGAGCTACGGGGCCTAGCGGTGGCCGCCGTGCCCGACTGGACGCCCATTATCCGCCATTCGGTGGCTATTAAGGAGAAGATTGTGGCCCAGGACCCGCACGAGAGCGGCCCGCGCAAGCTGCTCAACTTTGGCCACACCGTGGGCCACGCCCTCGAAAGCTACCTGTTGGCCCGGCCCGGCCGCGCCGTGCGCCACGGCGAAGCCGTGGCGGCGGGCCTGCTGTGCGAAAGCTGGCTAGCCACTCAGCGCGGCCTGCTCAGCGCCGATGAGCTGGCCCAGGTGCGCGAGGTGGTAGGCGCCTCCTTTGCGCCGCTAGCCTTTGCCGAAAGCGAAATCGACGAGATAGCTGCTTATGCCCGCCACGATAAGAAAAACCGGGGTGATATTATCAAGTGCACCTTATTAACCGGTATCGGCCACGGAATCTTTGACCAGGCCGTGACGGTGGCTGAAATTGCTGCCTCACTGCGCGCTTACCTGAGTAGGTAG
- a CDS encoding chorismate mutase, whose translation MAATRQYGREMPLRAAFVVMETISPADTYFTRRLAQKGQPLIIAGPCSAESEEQVLTVARALKAAGQADMYRAGIWKPRTKPGGFEGMGTAALPWLQAARQETGLPMAIEVATPKHVEDALKHDIDVLWIGARTTVNPFAVQELADALAGTGKPVMVKNPVNPDLALWIGALERLERAGSTDLAAIHRGFSTFAPSRYRNAPTWAIPIELKTRFPELPLINDPSHIGGSRDLLLPIAQKALDLDYDGLIIETHPDPDHALSDAAQQVTPARLQEILSELKYRYRSSDNADYRNKAEELRQKMDTADHEILEMLARRMALIQELAEYKKENNVKILQLERWQEIFKTRPEWGKKLNIDEKFVGELYKLIHIESIRQQTQVLNGRPVDGPTNLGPGL comes from the coding sequence TTGGCTGCCACCCGGCAGTACGGGCGCGAAATGCCACTCCGCGCCGCCTTTGTAGTAATGGAAACTATCTCTCCCGCCGACACCTACTTTACGCGTCGGCTAGCCCAGAAGGGCCAACCCCTCATCATCGCCGGCCCGTGCTCGGCCGAATCGGAAGAACAGGTGCTCACCGTGGCCCGCGCCCTAAAGGCGGCCGGCCAGGCCGATATGTACCGCGCTGGCATCTGGAAGCCGCGCACCAAGCCCGGCGGCTTTGAGGGCATGGGCACCGCCGCGCTGCCCTGGCTGCAAGCCGCCCGCCAGGAAACCGGCCTGCCGATGGCCATCGAGGTAGCCACGCCCAAGCACGTCGAAGATGCCCTGAAGCACGACATCGACGTGCTCTGGATTGGGGCGCGCACCACCGTCAACCCCTTTGCCGTGCAGGAGCTGGCCGATGCGCTGGCCGGCACCGGCAAGCCGGTGATGGTGAAAAATCCTGTCAACCCTGACCTGGCTTTGTGGATAGGGGCCTTGGAGCGTTTGGAGCGGGCGGGTAGTACTGACCTGGCGGCTATTCACCGGGGTTTCAGCACCTTTGCGCCCTCGCGCTACCGCAACGCGCCCACCTGGGCCATCCCGATTGAACTGAAAACGCGCTTTCCCGAGCTGCCGCTCATCAACGACCCTAGCCACATCGGGGGCTCGCGCGATTTGCTGCTGCCCATCGCCCAGAAGGCGCTCGACCTCGACTACGATGGCCTCATTATCGAGACGCACCCCGACCCCGACCACGCCCTAAGCGATGCCGCCCAGCAAGTAACGCCCGCCCGCCTGCAGGAAATCCTGAGCGAGCTGAAATACCGCTACCGCTCGAGCGACAACGCCGACTACCGCAACAAGGCCGAGGAACTGCGCCAGAAGATGGACACTGCCGACCACGAAATCCTAGAAATGCTGGCCCGCCGCATGGCTCTAATCCAGGAGCTGGCCGAGTATAAAAAGGAAAACAACGTGAAGATTTTGCAGCTTGAGCGCTGGCAGGAAATCTTCAAAACCCGCCCCGAGTGGGGCAAAAAGCTGAATATCGACGAAAAATTTGTGGGCGAGCTCTACAAGCTCATTCACATCGAAAGCATTCGGCAGCAAACCCAGGTACTCAACGGCCGGCCCGTGGATGGGCCTACCAACCTCGGGCCGGGGCTATAG